In the Pseudochaenichthys georgianus chromosome 1, fPseGeo1.2, whole genome shotgun sequence genome, one interval contains:
- the pnpla6 gene encoding patatin-like phospholipase domain-containing protein 6 isoform X2, whose product MGQSTSEQEVQGDTQEVQSVPTDINNGPSEADTTPALFEEANDGFNNIKTFVEEELQSSMMVGMVIGAGIAIVLIAILIFFILRRIQLRNIEAQQAPKYRFRKRDKVMFYGRKIMRKVSQSTSSLVGTSSSSRPRLKKKQKMLNIAKKILRFKKEVPILQAKEPPPSVLEADLTEFDVANSHLPSEVLYMLKNVRVLGHFEKPLFLELCKHMVFVQYQQGEYVFRPGQPDSSIYVVQDGKLELCLTGADGKESVVKEVYPGDSVHSLLSILDVITGHQKPYRTVSARAAEVSTVLRLPVEAFLAIFEKYPESLVRVVQIIMVRLQRVTVLALHNYLGLTNELFSHEMQPSRLPPPSPHPTRTSPIRHGKRFGSLTVTEEHREAAVKGEATGGEQGKDGATVPTLSRTISMPVDIAVLQTGLRSDFDMAYERGRISVSAEDGNTPPTFTRSTSQDQRERKVTVDEVPSGIYLCPEEESGVDNIFTPVSSRSNAALFEDAQKEILKLMNIEDPSLLNGKVTLHQAKAGAVLARQGDQDASLHFVLSGCLHVYQRMIDKQEAVCLFVTHPGEMVGQLAVLTGEPLIFTIKAIRECTYVKISKSDFYEIMREQPSVVLSAAHTVAIRMSPFVRQMDFAIDWMAVEAGRALYRQDDQSDCTYIVLNGRLRSVIRKSNGKKELVGEYGRGDLIGVVEALTRQPRATTVHAVRDTELVKLPEGTLNNIKRRYPQVVTRLIHLLGQKILGNLQHGRGPFSGSALSLPTMTASADVTNPASNLSTVAVLPVCDDVPINAFNLELSHALSAIGPTLLLTSEIIRERLGASALDSVHEYRLSGWLAQQEDINRIVLYQTDSSMTPWTQRCIRQADCILIVGLGDQEPALGKLEQMLENTAVRALKQLVLLHREDGPGPSRTVEWLNMRSWCSGHLHLKCPRRVFSRRSPSKIRDVYEKVFEKTADRHSDFSRLARVLTGNSIALVLGGGGARGCSHVGVIKAMEEAGIPIDIVGGTSIGSFIGALYAEERSAVRTKQRAREWSKAMNSVFKTVLDLTYPITSMFSGAAFNTSIYKVFLDKQAEDLWLPYFNVTTDITASAMRVHQDGSLWRYVRASMTLSGYLPPLCDPKDGNLLMDGGYINNLPADIARNMGARTVIAIDVGSQDETDLCNYGDSLSGWWLLWKRINPWAEKVKVPDMAEIQSRLAYVSCVRQLEVVKKSAYCEYIRPPIDRFKTMDFGKFDEIYDVGFQHGKLLFTGWARGDIIENMLKDHRSADYNDSKRTDSCTCPAADFTDLAEIVSRIEPVQSYVATEAEESDCLTEYEEDGMDTVREEEGEEEEEEEEEEEEEEAEDPDDISPGEWGQNGVFQTDEEKTVRQRRKLASDSNTSEVSDC is encoded by the exons ATGGGACAGAGTACCTCAGAACAAGAGGTCCAAGGAGACACGCAAGAG GTCCAGTCCGTCCCCACTGACATAAACAATGGACCAAGCGAAGCTGATACAACACCTGCTTTATTTGAGGAAGCAAAC GATGGGTTTAATAACATCAAGACATTTGTTGAGGAGGAACTACAGTCGAGCATG ATGGTGGGGATGGTGATTGGTGCGGGCATCGCCATAGTGCTCATCGCCATCCTCATCTTCTTCATCTTGCGAAGGATCCAGCTTCGAA ACATAGAAGCTCAGCAGGCCCCCAAATACCGCTTTCGCAAGAGGGACAAAGTAATGTTCTACGGCCGAAAGATCATGCGTAAA GTCTCACAGTCTACCTCTTCCCTGGTGGGTACATCCTCTTCCTCTCGGCCGCGCCTAAAGAAGAAGCAGAAGATGCTCAACATTGCCAAAAA GATCCTGCGCTTCAAGAAGGAGGTGCCAATCCTGCAGGCCAAGGAGCCCCCTCCCTCAGTGCTGGAGGCGGACCTCACTGAGTTTGATGTGGCCAACTCACACCTCCCCTCTGAGGTGCTGTACATGCTCAAAAATGTCCG TGTGCTGGGTCACTTTGAGAAGCCCCTCTTCCTGGAGCTGTGTAAACACATGGTGTTTGTGCAGTACCAACAAGGGGAGTACGTCTTCAGGCCGGGACAGCCTGACAGCAGCATCTACGTGGTTCAGGATGGAAAACTAGAATTGTGCCTTACTGGAGCG GATGGCAAAGAAAGCGTGGTGAAGGAGGTCTATCCGGGAGACAGTGTCCACAGCCTCCTTAGCATCCTGGATGTCATCACA GGCCACCAGAAGCCTTACAGAACTGTTTCAGCACGGGCTGCAGAGGTTTCCACTGTTCTCCGTTTACCCGTAGAGGCCTTCCTTGCTATATTCGAGAAGTACCCTGAGAGCCTGGTGCGGGTAGTACAG aTTATCATGGTTCGTCTCCAAAGAGTAACAGTCCTAGCCCTGCACAACTATCTGGGGCTCACCAATGAGCTCTTCAGCCAT GAAATGCAGCCTTCACGTCTTCCACCTCCATCTCCCCATCCAACTCGCACCAGTCCCATCCGGCATGGTAAGCGCTTCGGCAGCCTAACTGTGACAGAGGAGCATCGAGAAGCTGCCGTTAAGGGTGAAGCTACAG GAGGGGAACAAGGGAAGGACGGAGCAACAGTGCCAACTCTCAGCAGAACCATCTCCATGCCTGTGGACATTGCCG TTCTACAGACAGGCCTGAGATCGGACTTTGACATGGCGTACGAAAGGGGACGGATCTCTGTCTCTGCAGAGGATGGCAACACTCCTCCTACGTTTACTCGG TCTACATCCCAGGACCAGCGGGAGAGGAAGGTGACCGTAGACGAGGTTCCCTCAGGGATCTATCTGTGTCCAGAGGAAGAGTCGGGAGTGGACAATATTTTTACACCTGTATCCAGTCGATCCAATGCTGCTTTGTTTGAGGATGCTCAGAAAGAGATCCTCAAACTCATGAACATTGag GACCCATCTTTGTTAAATGGGAAAGTGACTCTGCACCAAGCAAAAGCTGGAGCCGTCTTGGCCAGACAGGGAGACCAG GATGCAAGTCTCCACTTTGTCCTGTCAGGTTGTCTGCATGTCTACCAGCGAATGATTGACAAGCAGGAGGCCGTCTGCCTGTTTGTGACCCACCCGGGGGAGATGGTGGGCCAGCTCGCTGTGCTCACTGGAGAGCCCCTCATCTTCACCATCAAAGCCATCAGAGAGTGTACTTATGTCAAGATCTCAAAGTCAGATTTCTACGA GATCATGAGGGAGCAGCCCAGTGTGGTGCTGAGTGCCGCTCACACCGTGGCTATCCGCATGTCCCCGTTCGTCAGGCAGATGGACTTTGCTATTGACTGGATGGCTGTGGAGGCTGGCAGAGCTCTCTACAG ACAGGATGACCAGTCAGACTGCACCTACATTGTTCTGAATGGTCGTCTGCGTTCAGTAATCCGCAAGTCCAACGGCAAGAAGGAACTTGTTGGGGAATACGGCAGAGGAGACCTCATCGGAGTG GTGGAGGCCTTGACCAGACAGCCGAGAGCGACCACCGTCCACGCTGTGAGAGACACAGAGCTGGTCAAACTTCCAGAGGGAACGCTCAACAACATCAAAAGACGATATCCACAG GTGGTCACGAGGCTGATCCACTTGTTAGGACAGAAGATTCTGGGGAACCTGCAGCATGGTCGCGGGCCATTCTCAG GCTCAGCCCTGAGTCTGCCCACGATGACAGCCAGTGCTGATGTCACCAACCCTGCCAGCAACCTCTCCACGGTGGCTGTCCTGCCTGTGTGTGATGATGTGCCCATTAATGCATTCAACCTGGAGCTCAGCCATGCCCTCAGTGCCATCG GCCCAACTCTTCTATTAACCAGCGAAATTATAAGAGAGCGACTGGGTGCCTCTGCTTTGGACAG TGTCCATGAGTACCGTCTCTCCGGCTGGCTGGCCCAGCAGGAGGACATCAATCGGATTGTCCTGTACCAGACCGACAGCAGCATGACTCCATGGACTCAGCGCTGCATCCGCCAGGCTGACTGCATCCTCATCGTCGGCCTGGGGGACCAGGAACCTGCTCTGGGAAAG TTGGAGCAGATGCTGGAGAACACAGCGGTTCGTGCTCTGAAGCAGCTGGTCCTTCTGCACAGAGAGGACGGGCCAGGCCCCTCCAGGACGGTCGAGTGGCTCAACATGCGCAGCTGGTGCTCTGGACATCTGCACCTCAAGTGTCCCCGCAGGGTCTTCTCCAGACGCAGCCCCAGCAAAATA AGGGATGTATATGAAAAGGTGTTTGAGAAAACGGCAGACAGGCACAGTGATTTCTCTAGGCTGGCCCGAGTTCTGACCGGAAACAGCATCGCCTTGGTGCTGGGAGGAGGTGGAGCCCG AGGCTGCTCTCATGTGGGTGTGATCAAAGCTATGGAGGAAGCAGGGATTCCTATTGACATAGTGGGTGGCACCTCAATCGGCTCATTCATTGGTGCACTGTACGCTGAGGAGAGGAGTGCCGTCAGAACCAAGCAGAGAGCCAGAGAGTGGTCCAAG GCCATGAACTCTGTATTTAAAACGGTGCTGGACCTGACCTATCCCATCACTTCCATGTTCTCTGGGGCTGCCTTCAACACCAGCATCTATAAAGTGTTCCTGGACAAACAAGCTGAG GACCTGTGGCTGCCATACTTCAACGTCACCACTGACATCACGGCCTCAGCCATGCGTGTCCACCAGGATG GCTCTCTGTGGCGCTATGTGCGGGCGAGCATGACCCTCTCGGGGTACCTGCCGCCTCTCTGCGACCCCAAAGATGGCAACTTGCTAATGGACGGTGGCTACATCAACAACCTGCCAG CGGACATTGCGAGGAACATGGGTGCCAGAACAGTTATTGCCATCGACGTAGGTAGCCAAGATGAGACCGACCTCTGTAACTATGGAGACAGCCTGTCTGGCTGGTGGTTGCTTTGGAAACGGATCAATCCCTGGGCAGAGAAAGTGAAG GTCCCCGACATGGCAGAGATCCAGTCTCGGCTGGCTTACGTCTCTTGTGTGCGGCAGTTAGAGGTTGTAAAGAAGAGCGCCTACTGCGAGTACATCAGACCGCCCATCGACCGCTTCAAGACCATGGACTTCGGCAAGTTTGACGAGATTTAT GATGTGGGCTTCCAGCATGGCAAGTTGCTGTTTACTGGTTGGGCCCGAGGCGACATTATCGAGAATATGCTGAAGGACCACCGCTCAGCCGACTACAACGACAGCAAGAGAACTGAC TCCTGCACGTGTCCAGCAGCTGACTTCACTGACCTTGCAGAGATTGTATCCAGGATAGAGCCGGTTCAAAGCTATGTGGCTACAGAAG CGGAGGAGTCAGACTGTCTGACGGAGTACGAGGAAGATGGCATGGACACAGTACGAGAGGAagagggtgaggaggaggaggaggaggaggaggaggaggaggaggaagaggcagAGGACCCAGACGATATCTCCCCTGGAGAGTGGGGCCAGAATGGAGTCTTTCAGACT GATGAGGAAAAAACTGTGAGACAACGCAGGAAACTGGCCAGTGATTCCAACACCTCTGAAGTCTCTGACTGCTGA
- the pnpla6 gene encoding patatin-like phospholipase domain-containing protein 6 isoform X3 → MGQSTSEQEVQGDTQEVQSVPTDINNGPSEADTTPALFEEANDGFNNIKTFVEEELQSSMMVGMVIGAGIAIVLIAILIFFILRRIQLRNIEAQQAPKYRFRKRDKVMFYGRKIMRKVSQSTSSLVGTSSSSRPRLKKKQKMLNIAKKILRFKKEVPILQAKEPPPSVLEADLTEFDVANSHLPSEVLYMLKNVRVLGHFEKPLFLELCKHMVFVQYQQGEYVFRPGQPDSSIYVVQDGKLELCLTGADGKESVVKEVYPGDSVHSLLSILDVITGHQKPYRTVSARAAEVSTVLRLPVEAFLAIFEKYPESLVRVVQIIMVRLQRVTVLALHNYLGLTNELFSHEMQPSRLPPPSPHPTRTSPIRHGKRFGSLTVTEEHREAAVKGEATGGEQGKDGATVPTLSRTISMPVDIAVLQTGLRSDFDMAYERGRISVSAEDGNTPPTFTRSTSQDQRERKVTVDEVPSGIYLCPEEESGVDNIFTPVSSRSNAALFEDAQKEILKLMNIEDPSLLNGKVTLHQAKAGAVLARQGDQDASLHFVLSGCLHVYQRMIDKQEAVCLFVTHPGEMVGQLAVLTGEPLIFTIKAIRECTYVKISKSDFYEIMREQPSVVLSAAHTVAIRMSPFVRQMDFAIDWMAVEAGRALYRQDDQSDCTYIVLNGRLRSVIRKSNGKKELVGEYGRGDLIGVVEALTRQPRATTVHAVRDTELVKLPEGTLNNIKRRYPQVVTRLIHLLGQKILGNLQHGRGPFSGSALSLPTMTASADVTNPASNLSTVAVLPVCDDVPINAFNLELSHALSAIGPTLLLTSEIIRERLGASALDSVHEYRLSGWLAQQEDINRIVLYQTDSSMTPWTQRCIRQADCILIVGLGDQEPALGKLEQMLENTAVRALKQLVLLHREDGPGPSRTVEWLNMRSWCSGHLHLKCPRRVFSRRSPSKIRDVYEKVFEKTADRHSDFSRLARVLTGNSIALVLGGGGARGCSHVGVIKAMEEAGIPIDIVGGTSIGSFIGALYAEERSAVRTKQRAREWSKAMNSVFKTVLDLTYPITSMFSGAAFNTSIYKVFLDKQAEDLWLPYFNVTTDITASAMRVHQDGCVWRYVRASASYTPYLPPLCDPKDGHLLVDGCYVNNVPADIARNMGARTVIAIDVGSQDETDLCNYGDSLSGWWLLWKRINPWAEKVKVPDMAEIQSRLAYVSCVRQLEVVKKSAYCEYIRPPIDRFKTMDFGKFDEIYDVGFQHGKLLFTGWARGDIIENMLKDHRSADYNDSKRTDSCTCPAADFTDLAEIVSRIEPVQSYVATEAEESDCLTEYEEDGMDTVREEEGEEEEEEEEEEEEEEAEDPDDISPGEWGQNGVFQTDEEKTVRQRRKLASDSNTSEVSDC, encoded by the exons ATGGGACAGAGTACCTCAGAACAAGAGGTCCAAGGAGACACGCAAGAG GTCCAGTCCGTCCCCACTGACATAAACAATGGACCAAGCGAAGCTGATACAACACCTGCTTTATTTGAGGAAGCAAAC GATGGGTTTAATAACATCAAGACATTTGTTGAGGAGGAACTACAGTCGAGCATG ATGGTGGGGATGGTGATTGGTGCGGGCATCGCCATAGTGCTCATCGCCATCCTCATCTTCTTCATCTTGCGAAGGATCCAGCTTCGAA ACATAGAAGCTCAGCAGGCCCCCAAATACCGCTTTCGCAAGAGGGACAAAGTAATGTTCTACGGCCGAAAGATCATGCGTAAA GTCTCACAGTCTACCTCTTCCCTGGTGGGTACATCCTCTTCCTCTCGGCCGCGCCTAAAGAAGAAGCAGAAGATGCTCAACATTGCCAAAAA GATCCTGCGCTTCAAGAAGGAGGTGCCAATCCTGCAGGCCAAGGAGCCCCCTCCCTCAGTGCTGGAGGCGGACCTCACTGAGTTTGATGTGGCCAACTCACACCTCCCCTCTGAGGTGCTGTACATGCTCAAAAATGTCCG TGTGCTGGGTCACTTTGAGAAGCCCCTCTTCCTGGAGCTGTGTAAACACATGGTGTTTGTGCAGTACCAACAAGGGGAGTACGTCTTCAGGCCGGGACAGCCTGACAGCAGCATCTACGTGGTTCAGGATGGAAAACTAGAATTGTGCCTTACTGGAGCG GATGGCAAAGAAAGCGTGGTGAAGGAGGTCTATCCGGGAGACAGTGTCCACAGCCTCCTTAGCATCCTGGATGTCATCACA GGCCACCAGAAGCCTTACAGAACTGTTTCAGCACGGGCTGCAGAGGTTTCCACTGTTCTCCGTTTACCCGTAGAGGCCTTCCTTGCTATATTCGAGAAGTACCCTGAGAGCCTGGTGCGGGTAGTACAG aTTATCATGGTTCGTCTCCAAAGAGTAACAGTCCTAGCCCTGCACAACTATCTGGGGCTCACCAATGAGCTCTTCAGCCAT GAAATGCAGCCTTCACGTCTTCCACCTCCATCTCCCCATCCAACTCGCACCAGTCCCATCCGGCATGGTAAGCGCTTCGGCAGCCTAACTGTGACAGAGGAGCATCGAGAAGCTGCCGTTAAGGGTGAAGCTACAG GAGGGGAACAAGGGAAGGACGGAGCAACAGTGCCAACTCTCAGCAGAACCATCTCCATGCCTGTGGACATTGCCG TTCTACAGACAGGCCTGAGATCGGACTTTGACATGGCGTACGAAAGGGGACGGATCTCTGTCTCTGCAGAGGATGGCAACACTCCTCCTACGTTTACTCGG TCTACATCCCAGGACCAGCGGGAGAGGAAGGTGACCGTAGACGAGGTTCCCTCAGGGATCTATCTGTGTCCAGAGGAAGAGTCGGGAGTGGACAATATTTTTACACCTGTATCCAGTCGATCCAATGCTGCTTTGTTTGAGGATGCTCAGAAAGAGATCCTCAAACTCATGAACATTGag GACCCATCTTTGTTAAATGGGAAAGTGACTCTGCACCAAGCAAAAGCTGGAGCCGTCTTGGCCAGACAGGGAGACCAG GATGCAAGTCTCCACTTTGTCCTGTCAGGTTGTCTGCATGTCTACCAGCGAATGATTGACAAGCAGGAGGCCGTCTGCCTGTTTGTGACCCACCCGGGGGAGATGGTGGGCCAGCTCGCTGTGCTCACTGGAGAGCCCCTCATCTTCACCATCAAAGCCATCAGAGAGTGTACTTATGTCAAGATCTCAAAGTCAGATTTCTACGA GATCATGAGGGAGCAGCCCAGTGTGGTGCTGAGTGCCGCTCACACCGTGGCTATCCGCATGTCCCCGTTCGTCAGGCAGATGGACTTTGCTATTGACTGGATGGCTGTGGAGGCTGGCAGAGCTCTCTACAG ACAGGATGACCAGTCAGACTGCACCTACATTGTTCTGAATGGTCGTCTGCGTTCAGTAATCCGCAAGTCCAACGGCAAGAAGGAACTTGTTGGGGAATACGGCAGAGGAGACCTCATCGGAGTG GTGGAGGCCTTGACCAGACAGCCGAGAGCGACCACCGTCCACGCTGTGAGAGACACAGAGCTGGTCAAACTTCCAGAGGGAACGCTCAACAACATCAAAAGACGATATCCACAG GTGGTCACGAGGCTGATCCACTTGTTAGGACAGAAGATTCTGGGGAACCTGCAGCATGGTCGCGGGCCATTCTCAG GCTCAGCCCTGAGTCTGCCCACGATGACAGCCAGTGCTGATGTCACCAACCCTGCCAGCAACCTCTCCACGGTGGCTGTCCTGCCTGTGTGTGATGATGTGCCCATTAATGCATTCAACCTGGAGCTCAGCCATGCCCTCAGTGCCATCG GCCCAACTCTTCTATTAACCAGCGAAATTATAAGAGAGCGACTGGGTGCCTCTGCTTTGGACAG TGTCCATGAGTACCGTCTCTCCGGCTGGCTGGCCCAGCAGGAGGACATCAATCGGATTGTCCTGTACCAGACCGACAGCAGCATGACTCCATGGACTCAGCGCTGCATCCGCCAGGCTGACTGCATCCTCATCGTCGGCCTGGGGGACCAGGAACCTGCTCTGGGAAAG TTGGAGCAGATGCTGGAGAACACAGCGGTTCGTGCTCTGAAGCAGCTGGTCCTTCTGCACAGAGAGGACGGGCCAGGCCCCTCCAGGACGGTCGAGTGGCTCAACATGCGCAGCTGGTGCTCTGGACATCTGCACCTCAAGTGTCCCCGCAGGGTCTTCTCCAGACGCAGCCCCAGCAAAATA AGGGATGTATATGAAAAGGTGTTTGAGAAAACGGCAGACAGGCACAGTGATTTCTCTAGGCTGGCCCGAGTTCTGACCGGAAACAGCATCGCCTTGGTGCTGGGAGGAGGTGGAGCCCG AGGCTGCTCTCATGTGGGTGTGATCAAAGCTATGGAGGAAGCAGGGATTCCTATTGACATAGTGGGTGGCACCTCAATCGGCTCATTCATTGGTGCACTGTACGCTGAGGAGAGGAGTGCCGTCAGAACCAAGCAGAGAGCCAGAGAGTGGTCCAAG GCCATGAACTCTGTATTTAAAACGGTGCTGGACCTGACCTATCCCATCACTTCCATGTTCTCTGGGGCTGCCTTCAACACCAGCATCTATAAAGTGTTCCTGGACAAACAAGCTGAG GACCTGTGGCTGCCATACTTCAACGTCACCACTGACATCACGGCCTCAGCCATGCGTGTCCACCAGGATG GTTGCGTCTGGCGATATGTTAGAGCCAGCGCCTCCTACACCCCCTATTTACCTCCCCTGTGCGACCCCAAGGATGGCCACTTGCTTGTGGATGGTTGCTATGTTAACAATGTCCCAG CGGACATTGCGAGGAACATGGGTGCCAGAACAGTTATTGCCATCGACGTAGGTAGCCAAGATGAGACCGACCTCTGTAACTATGGAGACAGCCTGTCTGGCTGGTGGTTGCTTTGGAAACGGATCAATCCCTGGGCAGAGAAAGTGAAG GTCCCCGACATGGCAGAGATCCAGTCTCGGCTGGCTTACGTCTCTTGTGTGCGGCAGTTAGAGGTTGTAAAGAAGAGCGCCTACTGCGAGTACATCAGACCGCCCATCGACCGCTTCAAGACCATGGACTTCGGCAAGTTTGACGAGATTTAT GATGTGGGCTTCCAGCATGGCAAGTTGCTGTTTACTGGTTGGGCCCGAGGCGACATTATCGAGAATATGCTGAAGGACCACCGCTCAGCCGACTACAACGACAGCAAGAGAACTGAC TCCTGCACGTGTCCAGCAGCTGACTTCACTGACCTTGCAGAGATTGTATCCAGGATAGAGCCGGTTCAAAGCTATGTGGCTACAGAAG CGGAGGAGTCAGACTGTCTGACGGAGTACGAGGAAGATGGCATGGACACAGTACGAGAGGAagagggtgaggaggaggaggaggaggaggaggaggaggaggaggaagaggcagAGGACCCAGACGATATCTCCCCTGGAGAGTGGGGCCAGAATGGAGTCTTTCAGACT GATGAGGAAAAAACTGTGAGACAACGCAGGAAACTGGCCAGTGATTCCAACACCTCTGAAGTCTCTGACTGCTGA